The Diaminobutyricimonas aerilata nucleotide sequence CGCCGCCCAACAGGGTCTCTCCGGGCCGCGGGTGCCGGGCGACCCGCACGGTGAGGTCGCTGTTGACGGACCCGAGCACGACGAGCCGTCCGCTCACAGCAGGTCTTCGCTCACCGAGTAGAGCACGCTCGAGATGAGCCCGTCGGTGAACTGGAAGGCGACGATCGCGCCTCCGGCTGACCGTCCGACGGCGACGCCGTCGGGGAAGTAGGTGGCGTAGTCGCCGGAGCGGAACGGCTCCACGGCGGCCTCGTCGAGCGGGAACTGCCACGGCGCCCCCTGGACCCCGTAGGTCGAGATCGCCTCGACCGCCTGCTCGCGGCTCACGACCGCTCCTTCGCTCGCCGCGACGGCGAGGGCGACCTGGTCCGCGATCAACGGCCCGAACGTCGCCGGGTCGCCGCCGTTCAGCATCGCGCCGATCGCGGCGAGATCCGGCGTGGCGGCGGTGGGCGTCGGTGTGGGGGTCGGCGTCGGGGTCGCACTCGGCTCCGGCGTCTCGGATGCGCTCACGCTCGGCCGAGGTGTCTCCGTCGGTTCCTGCGGACCGACCCGGAGCACGCCGGTGGCGAAGAGAACGGCGACGATGGCGAGCACGACGCCGACGGAGATGAGCGCGATGATCCACGCGCGGAACGTGCGGCGTCCTTCGACGTCGGACATGGTCGTCCTTCCGGAACCGGGCGGGGTGATCGTTAGGGTAATGGAATGAGCGGCGAGAGGGCAGGGGCATCCGTACGGGTGGCCGCCGTGCAGTTCGCGCCCGGCGCGGATCGGGCCGCGAATCTCGAGCAGATGGAGCGACTGGCGCACGGTGCCGTCGCGCGCGGCGCCGACGTGGTCGTCTTCCCGGAGTACTCGCACTTCTTCTCGCCGCAGCTCGACGCGTCGTGGGTGGATGCCGCGGAGGGGCTCGACGGTCGCTTCGTCGACGGCGTCACCGCCATGGCACGGGAGTTCGGTGTGCACGTCGTCGCGGGGATGGTCGAACGGGCCGACGCCGGCCACATCTCCAACACGCTCGTCGCGATCGACCCGGCCGGTGACCTCGTCGCGACGCACCGGAAGCTGCATCTCTACGACGCGTTCGGACACCGTGAGAGCGACCGGATCGCCCCGGGTGACATCGTCGACCCGCAGACCTTCGCCGCCGGCGGCTTCACCGTCGGCATGCAGACCTGCTACGACATCCGGTTCCCCGAGGTGAGCCGACGACTCGTCGACGCCGGCGCGGACGTGCTGCTGGTGCCGAGCGAGTGGGTGCCGGGACCCGGCAAGGAACACCATTGGCGCACTTTGCTCACCGCTCGGGCGATCGAGAACACGAGCTACGTCGTCGCCGCCGATCACGCCGCACCGAGCGGCATCGGCGTCAGCACGGTCATCGACCCGGCGGGCGTCGAGCTCGCGTCGCTCGGCGACGGCACGGATGTGGTGCTCGCCGACCTGAGCGTGGACCGCCTCGCGGAGGTGCGCGAGGTCAACCCAGCGCTGCGGTTGCGGCGCTTCCGGGTCGTTCCCGCCTAGTCGCGCAGCGAGGCCAACCGGCCCACCGCATCCGTCAGCACCTCGTCGCGTTTGCAGAAGGCGAACCGCACGAGCGACGCATACTCGGGTCGCCGCCGCGGGGTGACGAACGCGCTCACCGGGATGGCGACGACCCCGGCCTCGACCGGCAGCCGTCGGCAGAACTCGACGGCATCCGGATGTCCGAGAGGTGTCGCATCCGCGAGCACGAAGTAGCTGCCGCGGGTGGGATGCACCTCGAGTCCCGCGGCGGCGAGGCCGGCACTGAGAACGGCGGCACGCCGCTGCAGCGTCGTCGCAAGCCCGGTGAAGTAGCTGTCGGGGAGGTCGAGGCCCACACCGATCGCCGGTTGGAACGGGGCGCCGTTCACGTAGGTGAGGAACTGCTTCACCGCGAGCACCCGGTCGACCAGCGCGGCGGGCGCGGTGAGCCAGCCGATCTTCCAGCCAGTGGTGTTGAACGTCTTGCCGCCGCTCGAGATCGTGATCGTGCGCTCCGGCGCCCCGGGCAGGGCGCTGATCGGCGTGTGCGGCACACCGAAGGTGATGTGCTCGTACACCTCGTCGGTGACGATGATCGCGTCGTGGCGGTGGGCGAGCTCCACCACGAGTTCGAGCGTCGCCCGGTCGAGCACCGCCCCGGTGGGGTTGTGCGGCGTGTTGATCAGGATGAGCCGCGTGCGGTCGGTCACGGCGACGCGAAGTTCCTCGTGGTCGACGGTGAAGTCGGGCGCGTGCAGGGGCACGGTCACGTGGCGTGCACCGGCGAGGGCGATGGTGGCGGCGTAGCTGTCGTAGTACGGCTCGAGCGTGACGACCTCATCGCCCGACTCGGTGAGCGCGAGGATCGTCGCGGTGAGCGCTTCCGTCGCGCCCGCGGTGACGAGCACCTCGGTCTCGGGGTCGACCTCCAGCCCGTAGAAGCGCCGCTGGTGACGCGCGATCGCCTCGCGCAGTCGGGCATGACCGCGACCGGGGGAGTACTGGTTCACCCCAGACGCGATGGCCTCCCGGGCCGCTTCCAGCACCTCCGCCGGCCCGTCCTCGTCCGGGAAACCCTGCCCCAGGTTGATCGCGCCGGTCGCCTGCGCAAGCGCGCTCATCTCCGCGAAGATCGTCGGACGCAGCGTGCCGTCGTCGGCGAGCAGCCCTGCCCCGGATGCGGTGCGCCGCCAGGCGCCATGGCTCGTCACCCGGGATACGGTACCCGTCCTCCACGGTCGAATGACCCGCCATGACGGTGTGGAAACCTCACCCGGGACGGCGCCCGCTGTTCTAGCGTGTCAGCATGCGTCTGCTCCGCCGCGTCACCGCCGCCTCGGCCCTGGTCGCAGCGGTCGCGCTCGCCGGATGCACGACTCCGACGGAGGACCCGCCCGAATCGCCCAAGCCCTCTGCCGCGCCGGTGTTCGCCTCCGAGGAGGAGGCGCTCGCCGCGGCGGAAGAGGCGTACACCGCGTACTTGGCGATGTCAGACGAGATTGCGACCGGTGGTGGAAAGGACCCCGAACGCATGCGAGGTTTGGTGACCGCCGATCAATTCGAGGAGGAGATTGCGTCGTTCGCGATGTATTCCGAACGAGCGCTCCGACTCTCCGGCTCTTCATCCTTTCGGAACTTCCGCCTCCAACAACTACACCAGGAGGGCGGACGGGTCGATATTGCGGCGTATGCGTGTCTGGACGTCTCTGGCACCCGATTGGTCGATGAGGAAGGCCAGGATAAAACGCCGAACCCGCGGCCGGACTTAGTTCCTCTTGAATTGCGATTCGAGAACGCGGGTGCGCCGCCGAAACTGCTCCTCGCTGCGAGCGATGTGTGGGAGGGCGGCGGCGTATGTTGACCTCACAGAAGGTACTGGTGTTCCTCCTTCTGACTGCAGCCTTGGGCTCGGCATCCGTACCGAGCATGGCGGCGATCAGGCTACAAGGGTGTGCCGGCTCCAGCGCGGTATTCGGTTGCACCAACGCAAACGGCGAAATCGTGGGGACCGAGGTTGATCTGGAGGCGACCACATCTACCGGTGTCTCCTCCGCTGGACGGGCGAATCAGCCCGGAGACTCAGAGACGGCAGATGGGACGGCAGTTTCGCCGCAGCGCCCTCGCCGGGCGCTGCCGTGCCCGACGGACAACATGCGCCCGAACGCCAACTACGACGGGTGCTTCGTGTCGGCGGACGAGGAGGAAACTGCTCCGACGCCCGACCCGGGTCTGCCTGCAGTGACGCTCGCCGATCTTGTGAGCTTCCGCCCGGTGCCACCGGTGCAGCGGATGGAACCGAACGGCTGGATGGTCGCCGGGCTGGAGACCAACTTCTACTCGCAGGTGGATCAGCAGGTGCAGACAGGCACGCTCTTGGGTCTGCCGGCCTCCGTTCGGTTCACCCCGGTCGCGTGGCGCTGGGACTACGGCGACGGCACCACCAAGACCACCGCCTCGCGCGGTTCCACCTGGCAGGTCGCGGGCCTCCGAGAGTTCGATGCGACGCCGACGAGTCACACATTCGAGGAGCCCGGCACGTACACGATCCGGCTCACGGTCGACATCGCCGCCGAGTACCAGTTCGCGGGAGCAGGGTGGCGCGCCATCACCGGCACCCTCCCCGTTGCGGCCAACGAGATCACCGCCGTCGCCGGGACCGCCGACACGGTGCTCGTCGGCCGGGACTGTGCCGAGAATCCGCGCGGTCCCGGCTGCTGACGGCTCACAACAACGCCATAAGGTCGCCGCAGACCGCTCTCAGGGCAGCCAAATAGAGTTCACAGGAACGAACTCGAAGCTGGCACGGCTTGAAAGGAGCACCCATGAGCGACACCCCGGAGTCCACTCCTCGCCGTGAGAACGAGGACCCGCAGCAGGACCCCACCACGTCTTCCCCGGCCGCCGCCAGCGACGCCTCCAGCGCCCCCGACAACGCCCCCCGCCCCGACGCGCAGCCGGCCGCCGCGACGCCTTTGGAGCCGCAGCAGCCGACCTCGACCGCCCCGCAGTCGCCGACCGCGGGGAACCCGCAGCAGGCCAACACCGCGACGGAGCCGCAGCAGCCCACCGCTCAGCAGCCGACCGTGTCGCACCCCACCGCACAGCAGCCGACCACTGCACAGCCGACCGCATCCACCGTGCCGCAGGCTTCCGCCCCCGGAACCGCTCCGGCGCATCCGCACAGCGCGACCGCCGCCGGATACTCCGCCACGCCGACCGCGCCGCAGTACGGGGCGCCGCACATCTCCGGTGGTCACCCGACTCCGCAGGCCCCCACGGCTCCGCACGGCGCTCCGCAGACCTCGTACGCGAGCGACCCCGCCGCTCCCGGGAGCGCGTTCGGTCCGGCCGCCGCGAACGGTGGCGACGGAACCACGACGAAGAAGAAGCGCGCCGGCGTACCGCTCATCGCGGCGCTCGCGGTGGGTGCCCTCGTCGGCGGTGTCTCCGGAGCGGGCGTCACCGCCTGGTCGTTGAGCGCCAACAGCGGATCCCCGGCCGGCGCCGAGAGCCGCCCCACCACGGTCACCGTCAACAACGCCGAGGACGCCACCGCGATCACGGGTGCCGTCGCGACCGCCGCGCCCTCCGCCGTCACGGTCTACGTGACCGGCGAGCAGGGATCCGGCAGCGGATCGGGCGTCATCATCGACGACGACGGCCACATCGTCACCAACAGCCACGTCGTCACCCTCGACGGGGCCGCGGCCAACCCGAAGATCCGGGTGCAGACCTACGACGGGCGTCTCCTCGATGCGACCGTCGTCGGTACCGACCCGATCGCCGACCTCGCGGTCATCAAGGTCGACGACACGAGCGACCTGCAGCCCGCCGAATGGGGTGACTCGAGCGACCTCAACGTGGGCGACACGACCATCGCCCTCGGCGCACCGCTCGGCCTCTCCAACTCGGTCTCGAGCGGCATCGTCAGCGCACTGAACCGCAGCATCCAGGTCGCCTCGTCCGCTCTGCCCGAGACGCAGGCGCCCGAAGACGACCAGCAGCAGCAGGATGACGGCAACGATCCGTTCGACTTCTTCGACTTCGACATCCCCGGCCAGGAGCCGAACCCGAACGCGCAGAGCTCCGCCATCTCGCTGTCGGTCATCCAGACCGACGCGGCGATCAACCACGGCAACTCGGGCGGCCCCCTCGTGAACACCGACGGCCAGGTCATCGGCATCAACGTCGCCATCGCGAGCGCCGGCGGCGGCGCGAGCGGCGACTCCGGCAACATCGGCGTCGGCTTCGCCATCCCCTCGGATGTGGCGCAGCGCGTCGCGAAGGAGATCATCGAGAACGGCACCGCGACCCACGGACTGCTCGGAGCCTCGGTGCGCGACGTCACCAGCGACCCCGAGCAGACCGAGGCCACCACCGTCGGCGCGAGCATCGCGAGCGTCGAACCCGGCGGCGCGGCGGATGCGGCGGGCCTCAAGGCCGGCGACATTGTGACGAAGTTCAACGACGTGCCGATCACCGGCAGCTCCGACCTCACCGCGCAGGTGCGCACGCAGCCGGCAGGCGGCAAGGCGACCATCACCTACGTGCGCGACGGTCGCAGCGACACCGTCGAGGTGACGCTTGGACAGCTCCAGTAGCACCCGCAGCGAGCACGGACCGGACGCGCAGCCCCCGCGCGCCCGGGCCGTTCGCCGCTGCTAGGCTCGGATCGCCGTTCGACGGCTCCCGAGCCCCACACCGAAGCAGACCGCATGGCCCCTGAGGCGAACCACGAGGCGAGTACCTATCCGGGCGTCTCCTATGTGATGCCCGTGCTCAACGAAGCGGGCTACATCGAGGCGGCCGTCGCGAGCATCTTCGCGCAGGAGTACCCCGCCGACAGCGAGATCGTGCTCGCGCTCGGGCCGTCCTCCGACGGCACCGACGCGATCGTCGAGCGACTCGCGAACGCGGACCCGCGCATCCGCATCGTCCGGAATCCGGGGATGGACATCCCCATCGGGCTCAACCTCGCGATCGCCGCGAGCAGACATCCGATCATCGTGCGGGTCGACGCCCACACCGAACTCGCCCCGGGCTACACGCTGCGCGGCGTGCAGACGCTCGAAC carries:
- a CDS encoding carbon-nitrogen hydrolase family protein, with amino-acid sequence MSGERAGASVRVAAVQFAPGADRAANLEQMERLAHGAVARGADVVVFPEYSHFFSPQLDASWVDAAEGLDGRFVDGVTAMAREFGVHVVAGMVERADAGHISNTLVAIDPAGDLVATHRKLHLYDAFGHRESDRIAPGDIVDPQTFAAGGFTVGMQTCYDIRFPEVSRRLVDAGADVLLVPSEWVPGPGKEHHWRTLLTARAIENTSYVVAADHAAPSGIGVSTVIDPAGVELASLGDGTDVVLADLSVDRLAEVREVNPALRLRRFRVVPA
- a CDS encoding pyridoxal phosphate-dependent aminotransferase, which codes for MTSHGAWRRTASGAGLLADDGTLRPTIFAEMSALAQATGAINLGQGFPDEDGPAEVLEAAREAIASGVNQYSPGRGHARLREAIARHQRRFYGLEVDPETEVLVTAGATEALTATILALTESGDEVVTLEPYYDSYAATIALAGARHVTVPLHAPDFTVDHEELRVAVTDRTRLILINTPHNPTGAVLDRATLELVVELAHRHDAIIVTDEVYEHITFGVPHTPISALPGAPERTITISSGGKTFNTTGWKIGWLTAPAALVDRVLAVKQFLTYVNGAPFQPAIGVGLDLPDSYFTGLATTLQRRAAVLSAGLAAAGLEVHPTRGSYFVLADATPLGHPDAVEFCRRLPVEAGVVAIPVSAFVTPRRRPEYASLVRFAFCKRDEVLTDAVGRLASLRD
- a CDS encoding PKD domain-containing protein, which translates into the protein MRPNANYDGCFVSADEEETAPTPDPGLPAVTLADLVSFRPVPPVQRMEPNGWMVAGLETNFYSQVDQQVQTGTLLGLPASVRFTPVAWRWDYGDGTTKTTASRGSTWQVAGLREFDATPTSHTFEEPGTYTIRLTVDIAAEYQFAGAGWRAITGTLPVAANEITAVAGTADTVLVGRDCAENPRGPGC
- a CDS encoding S1C family serine protease, with amino-acid sequence MSDTPESTPRRENEDPQQDPTTSSPAAASDASSAPDNAPRPDAQPAAATPLEPQQPTSTAPQSPTAGNPQQANTATEPQQPTAQQPTVSHPTAQQPTTAQPTASTVPQASAPGTAPAHPHSATAAGYSATPTAPQYGAPHISGGHPTPQAPTAPHGAPQTSYASDPAAPGSAFGPAAANGGDGTTTKKKRAGVPLIAALAVGALVGGVSGAGVTAWSLSANSGSPAGAESRPTTVTVNNAEDATAITGAVATAAPSAVTVYVTGEQGSGSGSGVIIDDDGHIVTNSHVVTLDGAAANPKIRVQTYDGRLLDATVVGTDPIADLAVIKVDDTSDLQPAEWGDSSDLNVGDTTIALGAPLGLSNSVSSGIVSALNRSIQVASSALPETQAPEDDQQQQDDGNDPFDFFDFDIPGQEPNPNAQSSAISLSVIQTDAAINHGNSGGPLVNTDGQVIGINVAIASAGGGASGDSGNIGVGFAIPSDVAQRVAKEIIENGTATHGLLGASVRDVTSDPEQTEATTVGASIASVEPGGAADAAGLKAGDIVTKFNDVPITGSSDLTAQVRTQPAGGKATITYVRDGRSDTVEVTLGQLQ